The segment CCTCAGGCTTTGTCATGCCGCCGCAAGGGACAAGGACGGATTGCCCCTCGAAACTCTATCAGATGCCAGGACCTGCCCCTTGTAATGCAGGCTATTTCACCCGGTGGATCGGGCCGTAGTTGAACTGCAACGTCGGCGAAAGGAGAAGACCTTCGATGTTCTTCTGCGCAAAGAGATAGAGGGTTCCCTGAAATATGGGGGCCGTCGGCACCTCGTCGGTCCACATTCTCTGGATCTCTTGATAGATCGCGGTTCTCTTCGCCATGTCCGTCACGGTTTGGCCCTCGACGAACTTCTTATCCCACTCGGGATTGGAGAAGTGGATTCCCAGCCCCTTTGAACCGGCTGTTCCGGCAAAAGCACTGGTATAGTTGTCCGGATCGATATAATCCGGATACCAGCCCAGCAGCCAGGCAGGCATCACCTTGTTTGCCCAGTTGTCTCTATAAGTGGCCCATTCGGCCGATTTGACATTGACTTTCATCATCCCAGTCGCCTCGAACTGGGCCTTGAGAACCGCTGCCAGATCCACCTCTGTGTCGCCGTAGTGACTGGGAGTATACCAGAAATCAAAAGTGAGAGGGTTACTCTCGCTGTAACCTCTGGAGGCCAGCAGCTCTCGGGCCTTGGCAATGTTCCCGTCCCCGAAGGCTGTTTTGAAGGCATCGATGTGAGACCACATGCCCATGGGCACCATCGAATACAGGGGCGCATTCTGGCCTAGAAAGACCTTCTCCAACAGGGGAGGCCTGTTGATGGCGGCCGCTACTGCCTGGCGGAGAATCTTGTCATTGAATGGAGGTGTATCCGTGAGAAAACATATGTACCGGATATAGGGCCCCTGGGCCTTTACGGTCTGGATCTTGTCTGATTTTTCGAGATCCGTGATGTCCGAGGGGTTGAAGGATTTGAAGGCAAAATCTATCTCCCCCTTTTCCAGGGCGAGCCGCATGGTAGTGGCATCCGCAAAATACCGGATCACGATCCGATCGTTTCTCGGCCTCTCACCGTAGAATTTCGGGTTTCTATCAAGAACGATCTCTTCGTCCCTCTTGAAGGAAACCACCTTGTACGGCCCGAGACCGACAAGTTGCCCCCCCTCCAATTCTGATGGATCCCGAATGATCCTATCTTTCGGATAGACATTGGGGTTGACCGGATAGTACGGTACAGAGGCAACCAAGGAGGGGAAGTAGGCCACAGGATTCTTGAGAATGAACCTCACCGCGTATTTGTCCACTACCATTCCCTTCTTCGGATCGAGCCTCGCCACCAACTCCACTCTGTCCACGAAGTCCGTAACCAGCCAGGAAGGATCCCCTTTGAGAGCCATGACTCGGTCGATCGACCATTTCACCGAATATGCGTCAAAGGGGGTACCGTCGGTGAATTTCAGTCCCTTTCTGAGATGGAAGGTGTACTCTTTGCCGTCGGCACTGATGTCGTAAGATTCGGCAAGCCCCGGGACGAGGTTCGTCTCGCCCGGAGGATACTTCAGAAGGCCTTGATATATATTGTAAAATATCTCCCACGTGTGAAAATCGTAGGCATTTGCTGGATCCATATCAATGACCTTCTCCGTGGTGCCGTAGACCAGGGTCTCTCTGGCAAAGCCCTTTGCCGGGACAAAAGCCAGGCCCACGATGACAGCACATAAAAGGATCATTCTGCCCGTTCTCATGTCTAGCCCTCCTGTCCGTTCCAAATGGTTCCGTAAATGCGGTTGCTGAGACCGACAAACGTCTCAAGACCTG is part of the Deltaproteobacteria bacterium genome and harbors:
- a CDS encoding peptide ABC transporter substrate-binding protein, whose product is MRTGRMILLCAVIVGLAFVPAKGFARETLVYGTTEKVIDMDPANAYDFHTWEIFYNIYQGLLKYPPGETNLVPGLAESYDISADGKEYTFHLRKGLKFTDGTPFDAYSVKWSIDRVMALKGDPSWLVTDFVDRVELVARLDPKKGMVVDKYAVRFILKNPVAYFPSLVASVPYYPVNPNVYPKDRIIRDPSELEGGQLVGLGPYKVVSFKRDEEIVLDRNPKFYGERPRNDRIVIRYFADATTMRLALEKGEIDFAFKSFNPSDITDLEKSDKIQTVKAQGPYIRYICFLTDTPPFNDKILRQAVAAAINRPPLLEKVFLGQNAPLYSMVPMGMWSHIDAFKTAFGDGNIAKARELLASRGYSESNPLTFDFWYTPSHYGDTEVDLAAVLKAQFEATGMMKVNVKSAEWATYRDNWANKVMPAWLLGWYPDYIDPDNYTSAFAGTAGSKGLGIHFSNPEWDKKFVEGQTVTDMAKRTAIYQEIQRMWTDEVPTAPIFQGTLYLFAQKNIEGLLLSPTLQFNYGPIHRVK